A genomic segment from Aspergillus puulaauensis MK2 DNA, chromosome 1, nearly complete sequence encodes:
- a CDS encoding uncharacterized protein (COG:S;~EggNog:ENOG410PQ79;~InterPro:IPR025870;~PFAM:PF13468), with translation MTTQQVYIDHLLLQFNQEQFENLPSWISENFTVINGGVHTGGLSQNKLIIFRDGTYLELYNWVTKPDDWRKRLPGDFALTALDPISAEASRERIVDALENKPGDGKVGLTYSLPQDGGRKNAEGVDIRWKIVKARYTQEVSTPPDEFYPRGRTDAPFFCHDLTPRNRRVTFDLPSVTQHPSGATGIDKIEVLVPKGWLQSYTDLYTSIVGASPQQHEDGVEFRLSAPGDEGFSGTLRVRAAETAADEQFLREKGVGISSLVLRSDTSGPLSFPIVDYLQ, from the exons ATGACAACTCAGCAAGTCTATATcgatcatcttctccttcagTTTAACCAGGAGCAGTTTGAGAATCTCCCGTCCTGGATTTCGGAAAACTTTACTGTGATAAATGGTGGCGTTCATACTG GTGGCCTGAGCCAAAATAAGCTTATCATATTCCGCGACGGAACTTACCTCGAGCTGTACAATTGGGTCACAAAGCCAGATGACTGGAGGAAGCGGTTACCAGGAGACTTCGCCTTGACAGCACTGGACCCAATCTCCGCCGAAGCCAGCAGGGAACGCATTGTGGATGCACTGGAAAACAAACCAGGGGACGGCAAAGTTGGGCTGACGTATTCCCTACCTCAAGACGGAGGGCGCAAAAACGCTGAGGGTGTAGACATCCGCTGGAAGATTGTCAAAGCACGGTACACCCAGGAAGTTTCGACCCCTCCAGACGAATTCTACCCGAGAGGACGCACAGATGCACCCTTCTTTTGCCATGACCTCACTCCGCGCAACCGTCGCGTCACTTTCGATCTGCCCTCTGTGACGCAGCATCCATCTGGGGCTACGGGGATAGATAAGATCGAGGTTCTTGTGCCTAAGGGCTGGCTGCAATCATATACGGATCTGTATACGTCTATTGTTGGAGCTTCTCCACAGCAACACGAGGACGGAGTCGAGTTCCGGCTATCTGCACCAGGCGACGAAGGCTTCTCTGGGACGCTCCGCGTTCGAGCTGCAGAAACGGCCGCAGATGAACAGTTCTTGCGGGAAAAAGGTGTCGGTATTAGTTCTCTTGTTTTGCGGTCGGACACCAGTGGCCCGTTGAGTTTTCCGATCGTCGATTACCTTCAATGA
- a CDS encoding aldo/keto reductase family protein (COG:C;~EggNog:ENOG410PM5J;~InterPro:IPR018170,IPR020471,IPR036812,IPR023210;~PFAM:PF00248;~go_function: GO:0016491 - oxidoreductase activity [Evidence IEA];~go_process: GO:0055114 - oxidation-reduction process [Evidence IEA]), whose product MSEPESHPKPRAILGLMTVGPSASTGARITSLSDFQHLLTTFQSQGYTELDTARVYTGREQESFTAAAGWKERGLKIATKWYPLQPGFHKPAILREKLNESLRELGTHWVDIFYLHAPDRAVPFAETLGEVDALYREGKFKQLGLSNYTAYEVAEIVTLCCERGWVRPRIYQAMYNALIRTIEPELIPACRRYGLDIVIYNPIAAGVLAGKYKSADTIPAEGRFSAQSPTGQNYRNRYFKDSTFAAVQVIEAAASKHGLTMAECAFRWTRHHSQLRFAPHGNDGVAIGVSSVGQMENNLRDLEKGPLPGDVVEAFEEAWMLTKATAPVYWHGELEYFV is encoded by the exons ATGTCAGAACCAGAGTCACACCCAAAGCCCCGAGCAATCCTCGGCCTAATGACAGTCGGCCCCTCTGCCAGCACCGGCGCCCGCATAACCTCCCTATCCGACTTCCAGCACCTCCTGACCACCTTCCAATCCCAGGGCTACACCGAACTCGACACGGCGCGAGTCTACACAGGCCGAGAACAAGAATCCTTCACAGCAGCCGCAGGCTGGAAAGAGCGAGGCCTCAAAATCGCTACCAAATGGTACCCGCTACAACCGGGCTTCCATAAACCGGCTATCCTGCGCGAGAAGCTCAATGAGTCGTTGAGAGAGCTGGGGACGCATTGGGTGGATATCTTCTACCTCCATGCGCCTGACCGCGCAGTACCGTTTGCGGAGACGCTGGGGGAGGTGGATGCTTTGTATCGCGAGGGCAAGTTTAAGCAGCTGGGCTTGAGTAATTATACAGCATATGAAGTTGCGGAGATTGTGACGCTTTGTTGTGAGAGGGGCTGGGTGAGGCCGAGGATTTATCAAGCTATGTATAACGCGCTCA TCCGAACGATTGAACCAGAACTGATTCCTGCATGTCGCCGGTACGGACTAGATATAGTAATCTACAACCCCATTGCGGCGGGCGTTCTCGCCGGGAAATACAAATCCGCAGATACTATCCCAGCAGAAGGACGTTTCAGCGCGCAGAGTCCAACGGGGCAGAATTACCGGAATCGGTATTTCAAGGACTCGACGTTCGCTGCGGTGCAGGTTATCGAGGCCGCGGCGAGTAAGCACGGGTTGACCATGGCCGAATGTGCGTTTAGGTGGACGAGGCATCACTCGCAGCTGCGATTTGCGCCGCATGGGAATGACGGGGTTGCTATTGGTGTTAGTAGTGTTGGGCAAATGGAGAATAACCTGAGAGATTTGGAGAAAGGGCCGTTGCCGGGGGATGTCGTTGAAGCGTTTGAGGAAGCTTGGATGCTTACGAAGGCCACGGCGCCGGTTTATTGGCATGGGGAGCTGGAGTACTTCGTATAG
- a CDS encoding uncharacterized protein (COG:S;~EggNog:ENOG410Q1JX), which produces MGSHFPLEILFQIAEFIEPCKRTPFTPYTLVCRRWQAAFESLIYKRLNVCSDGFGVASGTLSLSQFQSMTSGAASRISRRYMVQSISYWVAVPYKLMDYRSIVPADGLEHYKEDNTVRNSNDEAFKNGMADLFNTLASWSGDHQFSLSLRVMGCKKTLEPGTRDILSADEDGRIKDGDTVVQPYRARFPDGKCELRDVTCIRELIFSSGHWIWVGAAMHIARCCTRLDGLFWDTYEFVKRDNLHYMQARRQAFADSLPHLPGTLKRLEYTNAAEGPYRASRPSLASEGVDLLSLNLQWMSTRLEELRLSGVFVSPEFLWPLDEQAKPIRTHIEWPNLRVLVVKQGQRFILSDTPEFELMYLAFGRREILNMRDIPSYKPSNKFSETGAELCHRTMISMGCAVHHMPRLQTINYDFPVNIFASFRLARDHEACSFQAAWMFDDEGCKPDHRVASASGFSLRALKTTLAPGFGTGLRMLYEVDYRM; this is translated from the exons ATGGGTTCCCACTTTCCGCTGGAGATATTGTTCCAAATTGCGGAGTTTATCGAACCCTGCAAAAGAACCCCATTCACTCCATACACTCTGGTCTGCCGGCGATGGCAGGCTGCTTTTGAGTCTCTGATCTACAAACGACTCAATGTTTGTAGCGACGGCTTCGGGGTTGCGAGCGGTACTCTTTCGTTATCCCAATTCCAATCCATGACCTCTGGGGCTGCGAGCCGTATCTCACGCCGCTATATGGTCCAGAGCATTTCGTACTGGGTCGCCGTACCATATAAGCTAATGGATTACCGCAGCATTGTACCGGCAGATGGTTTGGAACACTATAAGGAAGATAACACTGTTAGAAATTCCAACGATGAGGCATTCAAGAATGGAATGGCCGACCTTTTTAACACATTAGCATCTTGGAGCGGCGACCATCAGTTCTCTCTCAGTCTCAGGGTAATGGGCTGCAAGAAAACGCTTGAACCTGGCACGAGGGACATCCTTTCTGCCGACGAAGACGGTAGAATTAAAGATGGAGATACGGTTGTTCAACCATATCGGGCCCGGTTCCCGGATGGCAAATGCGAGCTGCGCGATGTCACTTGTATCAGAGAACTCATTTTCTCCAGTGGTCATTGGATCTGGGTTGGTGCAGCTATGCATATTGCGCGATGCTGTACGCGGCTGGATGGGCTGTTCTGGGACACATATGAGTTTGTTAAACGAGATAATCTGCATTATATGCAGGCAAGAAGACAGG CTTTCGCAGATAGCTTGCCTCACCTACCAGGCACTTTAAAAAGGTTAGAATATACCAATGCCGCAGAGGGGCCGTATCGTGCCTCTCGGCCAAGTCTTGCTTCTGAAGGAGTTGATTTGCTCTCTCTGAATCTCCAATGGATGAGCACCCGTCTCGAAGAGCTGAGACTATCTGGAGTATTTGTCTCTCCAGAATTTCTCTGGCCCTTGGACGAGCAAGCAAAGCCGATTCGAACTCATATAGAATGGCCCAACTTGAGAGTACTCGTGGTCAAGCAAGGTCAAAGATTCATCCTGTCAG ATACTCCGGAGTTTGAGCTCATGTACTTGGCATTTGGGCGACGCGAGATCCTAAACATGCGCGACATACCCTCGTATAAACCGTCTAATAAATTCTCAGAAACCGGCGCCGAACTATGCCACCGCACCATGATTTCCATGGGCTGCGCAGTCCATCATATGCCCCGGTTACAGACCATCAATTACGACTTTCCGGTGAATATATTTGCATCATTTAGGCTGGCGAGGGACCATGAAGCCTGTTCTTTTCAGGCAGCGTGGATGTTCGATGATGAAGGTTGTAAACCTGACCACCGGGTTGCTTCAGCGTCGGGGTTTTCGTTGAGGGCTTTGAAAACAACCCTCGCCCCGGGGTTTGGAACGGGTCTGAGAATGCTCTACGAAGTAGATTATCGCATGTAG
- a CDS encoding uncharacterized protein (COG:S;~EggNog:ENOG410PY5B) has product MTTPIPPSENPTMPPRNLLPTIFSSLSRTPSSTSPTRWTLLRTLKSENTNDMQGDLHGTATFTPLRSHRLDQTTQINTHETETEGSGNGNGYTDLLYSEEGSLPQSFGPGLRWTKKYIWRLSANGRISVWFVKIDKNQKSSADGQVPDEEEADYLFHEFDFVSSSSSDSTATSEVKSESGEEFVTPPVPPEVGSDSGLQTKIVAARGNHLCIKDMYRTAYAFRVAEGSGEVLSWASRHVVKGPKKGQDIVNLYSRAM; this is encoded by the coding sequence aTGACAACTCCAATCCCACCATCGGAAAACCCAACGATGCCACCGCGAAACCTCCTCCCGACAAtattctcctccctctcccgcactccctcctccacctccccaaCGCGCTGGACGCTCCTCCGCACCCTCAAAAGCGAAAACACAAACGACATGCAGGGCGATCTCCACGGCACTGCAACATTCACTCCTCTACGCTCTCATAGACTCGACCAAACCACCCAAATCAACACCCACGAGACCGAAACAGAGGGCagtggcaatggcaatggaTACACGGACCTCCTCTACAGCGAAGAAGGCTCCCTCCCACAATCCTTCGGGCCGGGACTCCGCTGGACAAAGAAATACATCTGGAGACTCAGCGCAAATGGTCGGATAAGCGTATGGTTCGtgaaaatagataaaaatcAGAAATCATCGGCGGATGGACAGGTgcccgacgaggaggaagcggaTTATCTCTTCCACGAGTTTGACTTtgtgtcttcttcttcttctgattcAACTGCGACCTCGGAGGTTAAGTCTGAATCTGGCGAGGAGTTTGTGACCCCGCCTGTGCCACCTGAGGTTGGGTCGGACTCGGGACTGCAGACGAAGATTGTTGCGGCGCGCGGGAATCATCTCTGTATCAAGGATATGTATCGCACGGCGTATGCGTTTCGGGTCGCTGAGGGGAGCGGTGAGGTGCTTAGTTGGGCGAGTCGGCATGTGGTAAAAGGGCCGAAGAAGGGCCAGGATATAGTTAATCTGTATTCGAGGGCTATGTAG
- a CDS encoding uncharacterized protein (COG:G;~EggNog:ENOG410Q4K3;~InterPro:IPR036259;~SECRETED:SignalP(1-22);~TransMembrane:1 (n2-15c19/20o92-111i)), whose protein sequence is MLVSLLGITGFAMLLGAKSAGARYAGTFLGAMGIYPAIANTISWTSNNVEGVYKRGVTLGFVIGWGNLNGIVSSNIYRGADKPDFYPGHGTVLAYLVLFQLGGSVLQYILLRRENTKRRRGDRDNWMEGLDQSDVQLLGDKKPDFIYTL, encoded by the exons ATGCTCGTTTCACTCCTTGGAATAACGGGCTTCGCGATGCTCCTCGGCGCAAAGTCTGCTGGGGCCCGGTATGCGGGGACATTCCTAGGAGCGATGGGGATATACCCAGCCATTGCGAACACAATCTCGTGGACCAGTAACAATGTCGAAG GAGTCTACAAACGAGGCGTAACCCTGGGCTTCGTCATCGGCTGGGGTAACCTAAACGGTATTGTCTCTTCTAACATCTACCGCGGTGCAGACAAGCCCGATTTCTACCCAGGTCATGGGACGGTCCTGGCATACCTCGtgctcttccagcttggaGGGTCGGTGCTACAGTATATCCTCCTGCGAAGGGAGAATACGAAGCGCCGTCGCGGGGATAGAGATAACTGGATGGAGGGACTGGACCAGAGCGATGTCCAGCTTTTGGGTGATAAGAAGCCGGACTTTATATATACGCTCTGA
- a CDS encoding uncharacterized protein (COG:G;~EggNog:ENOG410Q4K3;~InterPro:IPR020846,IPR011701,IPR036259;~PFAM:PF07690;~TransMembrane:7 (i59-77o97-118i125-147o153-173i185-206o218-241i293-314o);~go_function: GO:0022857 - transmembrane transporter activity [Evidence IEA];~go_process: GO:0055085 - transmembrane transport [Evidence IEA]) — MAQPTQENSPKTSDVEKTDLSGDHHKERLAQFEDPDEGLSEEERAKIDRALLWKLDLRLVPWLSLLYLISFLDRTNIGNAKLVHLQEDLDMSDSQYNAALTIFFVSYSVFEPLTNVLLKRLRPSIFIPIIMVLWGICMMCMGFVHNWAGLMAVRWFLGLTEAGLFPGVGYFLSCWYKRLEFGVRMAIFFSAAALAGSFGGLLAAAIALMDGIGGKEGWAWIFILEGLVTIVVGVMSFWMVYDFPDEATFLSDDDRKRVLRRLASDQQASAEHENFKMAYFWNSVKDWKTYTGMIIYMGADGCLYAFSLFVPTIINELVYRLLTI, encoded by the exons ATGGCGCAGCCGACGCAGGAAAACTCGCCCAAGACCTCCGATGTCGAGAAGACCGACTTATCAGGCGACCATCACAAGGAGCGGCTAGCGCAGTTCGAGGATCCTGATGAGGGATTgagcgaggaggaaaggGCGAAGATT GATCGCGCCCTGCTTTGGAAGCTCGACTTGAGATTGGTTCCCTGGTTGAGTCTACTCTATCTTATTTCCTTCCTGGATCG GACCAACATCGGCAATGCGAAGCTCGTGCATCTACAGGAGGATCTTGATATGAGTGATAGCCAATACAATGCGGCACTGACCATCTTCTTTGTTTCATACTCGGTTTTTGAGCCCCTGACCAACGTTCTTCTCAAGCGTTTGCGACCTAGCATCTTCATACCAATCATTATGGTCCTATGG GGAATCTGCATGATGTGCATGGGCTTTGTCCACAACTGGGCCGGTCTCATGGCT GTCCGCTGGTTTCTTGGACTAACAGAAGCCGGTCTCTTTCCCGGTGTTGGATATTTCCTCTCCTGCTGGTACAAGCGTCTTGAATTTGGTGTGCGCATGGCCATATTCTTCTCCGCTGCCGCTCTGGCGGGTTCCTTCGGTGGTCTTCTCGCCGCCGCCATTGCTCTTATGGATGGGATAGGCGGGAAAGAGGGCTGGGCGTGGATCTTTATCCTCGAGGGCCTCGTGACGATCGTTGTCGGTGTTATGTCCTTCTGGATGGTTTACGACTTTCCGGACGAGGCGACGTTTTTGTCGGACGATGACCGCAAGCGTGTTTTACGTAGGCTGGCGTCTGATCAGCAGGCAAGCGCAGAGCACGAGAACTTTAAGATGGCGTATTTCTGGAATAGTGTCAAGGACTGGAAGACCTATACGGGTATGATTATTTATATGGGCGCGGACGGGTGTCTCTATGCATTCTCGCTGTTTGTGCCGACTATTATCAACGAACTG GTTTACCGGCTCTTAACTATTTAG